The following proteins are co-located in the Deferribacter autotrophicus genome:
- the fusA gene encoding elongation factor G, producing the protein MNVSSPKNIRNVAFISHGGAGKTSLVETILFNAKATNRIGSVDNGTTIMDFDPVEIEKKISINAKVATIEWKKHLLNILDTPGYANFLHETKVALSAVGGAVVIASAITGVKAETERVWKFAEEFDLAKIIFVNKMDKERADFFRALGDIEQSFGVTPLPIFLPIGKENSFKGIVDLVKMKAYIYPDEPTAEFKEAEIPAEMMDEVENYRTKLVEAVSETDDELIEKYLEGEELTEEEIKKGLREGTIAKRFIPVLCGSAVKNIGSKFLLEAIIDYLPSPLEREYKIAIDEKTGEEVPVRPEDENFMAFVFKTFIDPFAGKLTIFRVYSGELTTDSEIYNSNKGEYEKVNQLYLLQGKNFIKTDKLIAGQIAMINKLKYTTTFDTLCGKKCTLKFKPVEVPEPVISFSLQPKSKDDEDKVSNGLHRLMEEDIGIRVGRDEQTNELLLSGMGQMHIEVVVEKLKEKFKVDVELKTPKVPYKETIKFSAKGQGKYKKQTGGRGQYGDVWIELQPLERGAGFEFEDKIVGGVVPKQYIPAVEKGIREAAQEGILAGYPMVDFKAILYDGSYHSVDSSELAFKIAASMAFKKVALEAKPVLLEPIMNIDVFVPEDAVGTVLGDLNARRGRIINVEPQITGQHIRAQVPMAEILKYAPDLRSMTGGRGMFTMEFSHYEEVPTHIAEKIIAQAKAEKEKE; encoded by the coding sequence ATGAATGTTAGCAGTCCCAAAAACATCAGAAATGTAGCCTTTATTTCCCATGGTGGTGCCGGAAAAACCAGTCTTGTTGAAACTATTCTTTTCAACGCAAAAGCTACCAATAGAATTGGTAGTGTGGATAATGGCACCACTATAATGGACTTTGATCCTGTAGAAATAGAAAAGAAAATTTCAATCAACGCTAAAGTTGCAACTATCGAATGGAAAAAACATTTATTAAACATTTTAGATACACCTGGTTATGCAAATTTCCTCCACGAAACTAAAGTAGCACTTTCAGCTGTAGGTGGCGCTGTAGTAATTGCTAGTGCAATCACAGGCGTTAAAGCAGAAACCGAAAGGGTATGGAAATTTGCAGAAGAATTTGATCTCGCAAAAATAATCTTTGTTAACAAAATGGATAAAGAAAGAGCTGACTTTTTTAGAGCCTTAGGCGATATAGAGCAGTCTTTTGGCGTCACTCCACTTCCAATATTTTTGCCCATTGGTAAAGAAAATTCATTCAAAGGTATTGTGGACCTTGTAAAAATGAAGGCTTATATTTATCCTGATGAGCCTACCGCAGAATTTAAAGAAGCTGAAATTCCAGCTGAAATGATGGATGAAGTAGAAAATTACAGGACAAAACTGGTGGAAGCTGTGAGTGAAACGGATGACGAACTAATAGAGAAATACCTTGAAGGAGAAGAATTAACAGAAGAGGAAATCAAAAAAGGTTTAAGAGAAGGAACAATTGCTAAAAGATTTATTCCTGTTTTATGCGGTTCTGCTGTAAAAAATATTGGCAGCAAATTTTTATTAGAAGCCATTATTGACTACCTTCCATCTCCACTCGAAAGAGAATATAAAATTGCCATTGATGAAAAAACAGGCGAAGAAGTGCCAGTAAGGCCAGAAGATGAAAATTTCATGGCATTTGTTTTTAAAACATTTATTGATCCATTTGCTGGTAAATTAACTATTTTTAGAGTTTATTCTGGAGAACTTACTACCGATTCAGAAATATATAACTCTAACAAAGGAGAATATGAAAAAGTTAATCAACTCTATTTACTTCAAGGTAAAAATTTTATAAAAACAGACAAATTAATTGCTGGTCAAATTGCCATGATTAATAAACTGAAATATACAACAACATTTGACACACTTTGTGGGAAAAAATGCACTCTTAAATTCAAACCTGTAGAAGTGCCAGAACCTGTCATCTCTTTTTCATTACAGCCAAAATCTAAAGATGATGAGGATAAAGTAAGTAATGGTCTTCATAGATTAATGGAAGAAGATATTGGTATCAGAGTTGGAAGGGATGAGCAAACAAATGAACTATTATTAAGCGGTATGGGACAAATGCATATAGAAGTGGTCGTTGAAAAACTGAAAGAAAAATTCAAAGTGGATGTAGAGTTAAAAACACCAAAAGTACCTTATAAAGAGACTATAAAATTCAGTGCAAAAGGACAAGGAAAATATAAGAAACAGACTGGTGGTAGAGGACAATATGGTGATGTATGGATAGAATTGCAACCTTTAGAAAGAGGTGCAGGATTTGAATTTGAAGATAAAATTGTAGGTGGTGTAGTACCAAAACAGTACATCCCAGCAGTAGAAAAAGGGATACGTGAAGCAGCTCAAGAAGGGATTCTTGCTGGTTACCCAATGGTAGATTTCAAAGCAATCCTATATGATGGTTCATACCACTCCGTAGACTCTTCAGAACTTGCCTTTAAAATTGCAGCATCCATGGCATTTAAAAAAGTGGCATTGGAAGCTAAACCTGTTCTTCTAGAGCCAATTATGAATATTGATGTTTTTGTACCGGAAGATGCTGTGGGAACCGTTTTAGGTGATTTAAATGCTAGAAGGGGGCGTATTATCAATGTAGAGCCACAAATAACTGGACAGCATATTAGAGCACAGGTACCTATGGCAGAAATATTGAAATATGCTCCTGATTTAAGAAGTATGACCGGGGGTAGAGGTATGTTTACCATGGAATTTAGCCACTACGAAGAAGTACCAACCCATATAGCTGAAAAAATAATTGCACAGGCTAAAGCTGAAAAAGAGAAAGAATAA
- a CDS encoding O-acetylhomoserine aminocarboxypropyltransferase/cysteine synthase family protein, with the protein MKRVESLLLHHGYTPDNTGARAVPIYQTTSYVFKSTEHAANLFALKEFGNIYTRLMNPTQDVLEQRLAALHGGTAALAVSSGQAAISYAILNITGLGDNIVSGSYLYGGTFNLFNYTLKKLGREVRFVDSSDPENFKKAADENTKAFYLESIGNPKNNVNDFEKIAEYAHELGVPLIVDNTVAPYIFNPFEYGADIVVYSLTKFMTGNGTSIGGAIVEKGDFNWANGKFPEFTNPDESYHGLVYWDTFGNHDKAVAKGISFVIKIRLQLLRDMGACISPFNAFMIIEGLETLPLRMKKHCENAVEVAKFLENHPKVSWVNYPGLESHEDHENAKKYLKGNFGAIIGFGVKGGYEAGIKFINSVKMISHLANIGDARSLVIHPASTTHQQLTPEQRLATGVTDDFIRLSVGIENVEDIIEDLDQALSKI; encoded by the coding sequence ATGAAAAGAGTTGAAAGTTTACTGTTACATCACGGTTATACACCTGATAACACAGGTGCAAGAGCTGTCCCTATTTATCAAACGACATCTTATGTTTTTAAGAGTACTGAGCATGCTGCAAATCTTTTTGCGCTGAAAGAATTTGGAAACATCTATACAAGGCTTATGAATCCGACCCAAGATGTCCTTGAACAACGTCTTGCGGCACTTCATGGTGGTACCGCTGCTCTTGCAGTATCTTCTGGTCAGGCTGCTATAAGTTATGCGATACTGAATATCACAGGATTGGGAGATAATATTGTATCTGGTTCATACCTATATGGGGGGACATTTAATCTTTTTAATTATACTTTGAAAAAGCTGGGTAGGGAAGTGAGATTCGTGGATTCGTCAGATCCTGAGAATTTTAAAAAAGCAGCTGATGAAAATACAAAGGCATTTTATCTCGAGAGTATTGGGAATCCTAAAAACAATGTGAACGATTTCGAAAAAATTGCAGAGTATGCTCACGAATTAGGTGTGCCCTTAATTGTGGATAATACTGTTGCTCCTTACATTTTTAACCCCTTTGAATATGGTGCAGATATTGTTGTCTACTCTCTTACAAAATTTATGACAGGTAATGGAACAAGTATTGGTGGAGCTATTGTAGAGAAAGGGGATTTTAACTGGGCGAATGGAAAATTTCCAGAGTTTACAAATCCAGATGAGTCTTACCATGGATTGGTTTACTGGGATACTTTTGGAAATCATGATAAAGCTGTGGCTAAAGGCATTTCATTTGTTATTAAAATACGATTACAGCTTTTAAGGGATATGGGTGCATGTATAAGCCCATTTAATGCATTTATGATAATTGAAGGGCTGGAAACTTTACCTTTAAGAATGAAAAAACATTGTGAAAATGCAGTTGAAGTTGCGAAATTTCTCGAAAATCATCCAAAGGTTAGCTGGGTAAATTATCCTGGACTTGAAAGTCATGAAGATCATGAGAATGCAAAGAAGTATTTGAAAGGGAATTTTGGTGCTATCATAGGTTTTGGTGTAAAAGGTGGATATGAAGCAGGGATTAAATTTATCAATTCTGTGAAGATGATATCACACCTTGCAAATATAGGGGATGCAAGATCTCTTGTGATACATCCTGCAAGTACCACGCACCAGCAATTAACTCCTGAGCAGAGACTGGCCACAGGAGTTACAGATGATTTCATTAGATTGTCTGTAGGGATTGAAAATGTGGAAGATATTATAGAGGATTTAGATCAGGCGTTATCAAAAATTTGA
- a CDS encoding ABC transporter substrate-binding protein: MKKLLSIILLGMLLILPNFVYAKVIKVGITQIVEHPALDACRKGIIDKLKELGYIEGKNIEYDIQIAQGNIATANQIAKKFVGDKKDIIIAIATPTALAVANATKKIPIVISAITDPVGAKLVKSLERPGTNVTGTTDMSPVKEQLNLFNELNIKVKNIGVIYNAGEANSRTLVKLTKKYSKEYGWNVVEATVTNSSGVLMAAKSLVGRVDGIYIPTDNTVVSALEAVLQVAYDNKIPVITGDTDSVERGALASLGMNYYKLGLQTGEIVYKIIHGANPATTPVETLKDLELFINLKAAKKMGVNVPEEMIKKATKVIK, encoded by the coding sequence ATGAAAAAGCTTTTAAGTATTATATTGTTAGGGATGTTATTAATTTTGCCAAATTTTGTTTATGCAAAAGTAATCAAAGTTGGTATTACTCAGATTGTTGAGCATCCTGCCCTTGATGCATGTAGAAAGGGGATAATCGATAAGCTTAAAGAACTTGGATATATTGAAGGGAAAAACATAGAATACGACATTCAGATTGCTCAGGGTAATATCGCTACAGCTAACCAGATTGCAAAAAAGTTTGTGGGGGACAAGAAAGATATCATTATCGCAATTGCAACACCTACTGCACTTGCTGTAGCAAATGCTACAAAGAAAATTCCGATTGTAATTTCAGCTATAACTGACCCTGTTGGTGCAAAACTTGTAAAATCATTAGAAAGACCCGGCACCAACGTAACCGGAACAACAGACATGAGTCCTGTCAAAGAACAGTTAAACCTTTTCAATGAACTAAATATTAAAGTAAAAAATATTGGAGTAATTTATAACGCAGGAGAAGCAAACAGTAGAACACTCGTAAAACTCACAAAAAAATACTCAAAGGAATACGGTTGGAATGTGGTAGAAGCTACTGTTACTAACAGTAGTGGCGTTCTTATGGCTGCCAAATCTCTTGTTGGAAGAGTAGATGGTATATACATCCCTACTGACAACACTGTGGTTTCTGCCCTTGAAGCCGTGCTTCAAGTAGCTTATGATAATAAAATCCCTGTAATAACAGGAGATACTGACTCAGTGGAAAGAGGGGCTTTAGCTTCCTTAGGTATGAATTATTATAAACTCGGTCTGCAAACTGGTGAAATTGTTTATAAAATTATTCACGGTGCAAATCCAGCAACAACCCCTGTTGAAACTTTAAAAGACTTAGAACTTTTCATTAACTTAAAAGCAGCCAAAAAAATGGGTGTTAATGTCCCTGAAGAAATGATAAAAAAAGCTACAAAGGTTATAAAATAG
- a CDS encoding sodium:solute symporter family protein, which yields MLLYKILFIFTLIVISFYSVKYSKKVKSKNDFSLGGRSFSSIDVSALIIGTLVGGASTVGTVQMAFIYGIPACLFTLGSGIACLLLGLFFSKPLRESEVVTVSEYIGRYFGDGVRRYTSFLSSFGMFIHIVAQFLAAGAIISAVFGFSFQISLFVTFILLIIMIVSGGIISSAVIGRFKIVILYSMMILSFLIVLLKSNFLKSVFDGLPSGRHWFWFQDYGYKRGVMDLLSMIIGVISTQTYLQAIFSARSVKEARQGAFISAALIPPIGFIGVAIGLYLRVYHPEVSDLSAKALPYFIEIYFPKFMAAVLNASLLIIVLGTAAGLTLGVSTNMFNDLVKKVDSLIGMRMATFFVIVCAFVIVIFGAGSKILDWSFLSMGFRGFTIFLPLVYILFVRKKMVGRWERVVKFMVYILPIIYVIFKIL from the coding sequence ATGCTGCTATATAAAATTTTGTTTATTTTTACATTAATTGTTATTTCTTTTTATTCTGTTAAATATTCAAAAAAAGTAAAATCGAAAAATGATTTTTCTCTGGGGGGAAGGTCTTTTAGTAGTATAGATGTTTCGGCATTGATAATAGGAACTCTTGTAGGGGGAGCTTCAACTGTAGGGACTGTGCAGATGGCTTTTATCTACGGGATTCCTGCATGCTTATTTACATTAGGGAGTGGGATTGCTTGTTTGTTATTAGGGTTATTTTTTTCAAAACCTCTAAGGGAGAGTGAGGTTGTTACTGTTTCAGAATATATTGGTAGGTATTTTGGTGATGGTGTAAGAAGATATACAAGCTTTTTGAGTTCATTTGGGATGTTTATACATATAGTTGCTCAATTTCTTGCGGCAGGGGCAATAATATCTGCCGTTTTTGGCTTTTCATTTCAAATAAGTTTGTTCGTTACATTTATCTTATTAATAATAATGATTGTGAGCGGGGGAATTATAAGTTCTGCTGTTATTGGAAGATTTAAGATAGTAATTCTGTATTCTATGATGATTCTTTCGTTTTTGATTGTTTTGTTAAAGAGTAATTTTTTAAAGTCGGTTTTTGATGGGTTACCGTCTGGTAGACATTGGTTTTGGTTTCAAGATTATGGGTATAAAAGAGGTGTAATGGATTTGTTATCTATGATTATTGGTGTTATATCGACGCAAACGTATCTTCAGGCAATCTTTTCAGCAAGGAGCGTAAAAGAAGCAAGACAGGGTGCTTTTATTAGTGCTGCTTTAATTCCTCCTATAGGATTTATTGGCGTTGCTATTGGGTTGTATCTGAGGGTTTATCATCCTGAGGTAAGTGATTTGAGCGCAAAGGCACTTCCATATTTTATAGAGATTTATTTTCCAAAATTTATGGCAGCAGTGTTGAATGCGTCACTGCTTATAATAGTTTTAGGCACAGCTGCTGGCTTAACACTTGGTGTTTCAACAAACATGTTTAATGATTTGGTAAAAAAAGTAGATTCTCTTATTGGTATGAGAATGGCTACATTTTTTGTTATTGTTTGTGCTTTTGTGATTGTTATTTTTGGTGCTGGCTCTAAGATATTGGATTGGAGTTTTTTATCGATGGGGTTTAGAGGTTTTACGATTTTTCTTCCTTTGGTGTATATCCTTTTTGTTAGGAAGAAAATGGTGGGTAGATGGGAGAGGGTGGTTAAGTTTATGGTCTACATACTTCCAATAATTTATGTAATCTTTAAGATTTTATAA
- a CDS encoding ABC transporter ATP-binding protein: MIELKNVTKIFHKGTVNENLAINNISLKINKGDFVTVIGSNGAGKSTLLNLIAGYLFPDEGSIIIDGEDVTKISDYKRAYYIGKVFQDPLSGTAASLTIEENLAIAKKRGQKRWFSKGVKNKDREFFKERLKILGLGLENRLKDRVGLLSGGQRQSLTLLMATLVKPKILLLDEHTAALDPKTATKIIELTEYFIKEYNLTAMMVTHNMRQALKLGNRTIMMDKGEVILDISGEERKKLDVKDLIDMFSKVRGEGISDDKMLLI; the protein is encoded by the coding sequence ATGATTGAATTAAAAAATGTGACAAAAATATTTCACAAAGGAACAGTAAACGAAAACCTCGCCATCAATAATATTTCCTTAAAAATAAACAAAGGAGATTTCGTTACGGTTATCGGAAGTAATGGAGCAGGTAAATCAACACTGTTAAACCTCATTGCAGGTTACCTCTTTCCGGACGAAGGCTCCATTATAATTGATGGTGAAGATGTTACTAAAATTAGTGATTATAAAAGAGCGTATTATATCGGTAAGGTATTTCAGGATCCTTTAAGTGGAACTGCAGCTTCTCTTACCATAGAAGAAAATCTTGCTATTGCCAAAAAAAGAGGACAGAAACGCTGGTTTTCAAAAGGAGTAAAAAATAAAGATAGAGAATTTTTTAAAGAAAGACTAAAAATTTTGGGGCTAGGTCTTGAAAACAGGCTTAAAGATCGTGTTGGTTTGCTTTCAGGTGGACAAAGACAATCTCTTACACTTCTTATGGCTACACTCGTAAAACCAAAAATACTTTTGTTAGATGAACACACAGCTGCATTAGACCCAAAAACAGCTACAAAAATTATTGAGCTAACCGAGTACTTTATAAAAGAATACAATTTAACAGCTATGATGGTCACTCACAATATGAGGCAAGCATTAAAACTTGGAAATAGAACCATTATGATGGATAAAGGTGAAGTGATATTGGATATTTCAGGTGAAGAGCGTAAAAAACTTGATGTGAAAGACCTTATTGATATGTTCAGCAAAGTCAGAGGCGAAGGAATCTCTGATGATAAAATGTTATTAATATAA
- a CDS encoding ABC transporter permease yields MSFYAFLGAIEQGVVFAIMALGVYLTFRVLDFPDLSVDGTFPLGAAVSATLIVKGVNPYISVVVATFAGAVAGAITALLNTKLKILHLLAGILTMIALYSINLRIMGQPTIALLGYDTIFTPFENMFGLEKYILTPIIFSIILAIITAILIWFLHTDMGLAMRATGDNPKMVKAQGANTDRMVLFGVATSNALVALSGALVAQSQGSADVNMGIGTIVAGLASVILGEAIIEDRTVLRAIFAVIIGSLLYRFAIAIALSFRIGSFQMSPSDLNLITAILVTIALVFPGIRKKMGIKI; encoded by the coding sequence ATGAGTTTTTACGCGTTTTTAGGTGCAATTGAACAGGGGGTTGTTTTTGCTATAATGGCTCTGGGGGTATATCTTACCTTCAGAGTCCTTGACTTTCCTGATCTATCAGTGGATGGAACATTTCCTTTAGGAGCTGCTGTTTCAGCCACTTTAATTGTCAAAGGTGTAAACCCTTATATTTCCGTAGTGGTGGCTACTTTTGCCGGAGCAGTTGCCGGAGCTATTACAGCTTTATTAAATACAAAATTGAAAATTCTGCACCTTTTAGCAGGCATTCTAACAATGATTGCTCTCTACTCCATAAATTTGAGGATTATGGGACAACCAACCATAGCTCTTTTGGGATACGATACAATCTTCACCCCTTTTGAAAATATGTTCGGTCTAGAAAAATATATTTTAACCCCTATTATATTTTCAATTATCCTTGCCATAATCACGGCAATACTTATTTGGTTTTTACACACCGATATGGGACTTGCTATGAGAGCTACTGGAGATAATCCTAAAATGGTAAAAGCACAAGGAGCTAACACCGACAGAATGGTTCTTTTTGGTGTTGCAACTTCCAACGCTTTAGTAGCACTGTCAGGAGCTCTTGTAGCACAAAGTCAAGGTTCTGCTGATGTAAATATGGGAATAGGTACTATTGTGGCAGGTCTTGCTTCTGTTATTTTAGGTGAGGCTATAATTGAAGACAGAACTGTTTTAAGGGCTATCTTTGCTGTTATTATAGGATCACTTCTTTACAGGTTTGCCATAGCAATTGCCCTAAGCTTTAGAATCGGCTCATTTCAAATGAGTCCTTCCGACCTTAACCTTATTACAGCAATTTTAGTAACAATAGCATTAGTCTTCCCTGGAATAAGAAAAAAGATGGGTATTAAAATATGA
- the cysK gene encoding cysteine synthase A — protein sequence MKYFDRYFFTVGNTPLVELKRVNKSLEGRLFAKVESRNPAFSVKDRIGYSMIMDAIQKGKLKEGMEIIEPTSGNTGIALAMVGASLGFKVKLAMPESMSVERRAIMKMYGAELILTPAEKGMKGAIDKVDELVKNEPDRYFTPSQFENPANPKIHEATTGPEIFYALNGNVDIFVAGVGTGGTISGVSRFLKRVSFKPVKSVAVEPAKSPAIKSFLEKSDFTPAPHKIQGIGAGFIPKNLDLNVVDEVVSIEDEEAIEFARRLFKEEGIMAGISSGANFAAAFKLASLKENKGKNIVFIVADTGERYLSTDLFNI from the coding sequence ATGAAATATTTTGATAGATATTTTTTTACAGTGGGTAATACACCACTTGTTGAGTTAAAAAGAGTAAATAAAAGTCTTGAAGGTAGATTGTTTGCAAAGGTAGAGAGCAGAAATCCAGCTTTTTCTGTGAAAGATAGGATTGGATATTCAATGATAATGGATGCCATTCAAAAGGGAAAATTGAAAGAAGGAATGGAAATAATTGAGCCTACAAGTGGAAACACTGGGATTGCTCTTGCTATGGTAGGGGCATCTCTTGGGTTTAAGGTAAAGCTTGCTATGCCTGAATCCATGAGTGTGGAAAGAAGGGCTATAATGAAGATGTACGGAGCTGAGCTCATTTTGACCCCAGCAGAAAAAGGGATGAAAGGAGCCATTGATAAAGTGGATGAACTTGTGAAAAATGAGCCTGATAGATATTTTACCCCATCTCAGTTTGAAAATCCGGCAAACCCAAAAATTCATGAGGCAACTACGGGGCCAGAAATATTTTATGCACTTAATGGAAATGTAGATATTTTTGTAGCAGGTGTTGGGACGGGCGGAACCATTTCTGGTGTTTCAAGATTTTTAAAACGAGTTTCTTTTAAACCTGTAAAAAGTGTGGCTGTGGAACCTGCAAAAAGTCCTGCAATTAAAAGTTTTCTGGAAAAAAGTGATTTTACTCCTGCACCTCATAAAATTCAGGGGATTGGTGCTGGTTTTATTCCAAAGAACTTAGACTTGAATGTGGTGGATGAAGTGGTTTCTATAGAAGATGAAGAGGCGATAGAATTTGCAAGAAGACTTTTTAAAGAAGAAGGGATAATGGCAGGTATCTCATCTGGGGCAAATTTTGCAGCGGCTTTTAAATTGGCAAGTTTAAAAGAAAATAAAGGAAAGAATATAGTGTTTATAGTGGCTGATACGGGGGAAAGATATCTGAGTACCGATTTATTTAATATTTAA
- a CDS encoding RrF2 family transcriptional regulator, with translation MNVTSKTIYAIVALIELARRENEYLKGATIAKKYGIPRRFLELTLSELKIHGLVDSKKGAHGGFFLVKQPEEISLYDIINITERELVIFDCKKFIDSQGCDMLRIFDELNEEILSILKNVTLKDILNKAEKIYGSLNFII, from the coding sequence ATGAATGTAACTTCAAAAACCATTTATGCTATTGTTGCTCTGATTGAGCTAGCAAGGCGGGAAAATGAATATTTAAAAGGGGCAACTATTGCTAAAAAATATGGAATCCCTCGTAGATTTCTTGAACTCACGCTTTCAGAGTTAAAAATCCATGGCCTTGTTGATTCCAAAAAGGGGGCTCATGGTGGATTTTTCCTTGTAAAGCAACCTGAAGAAATTTCTCTTTATGATATAATTAACATAACAGAAAGGGAGTTGGTTATATTTGATTGCAAGAAATTTATAGATAGCCAGGGTTGTGATATGTTGAGAATTTTCGATGAGCTAAATGAGGAGATTCTCTCAATACTAAAAAATGTTACGTTAAAGGATATATTGAATAAGGCAGAAAAAATATATGGAAGTTTAAACTTTATAATATAA
- a CDS encoding Crp/Fnr family transcriptional regulator — MNKKDALRFFKNVFLSTADDEIIEKLTYISSIKKISKKEILFMEEEKGSNVYFLVSGAIKLYKTNDEGKTVIIHLVKPGDIFAEILLYLKKTYPVTAEALEDSTVLAIDAEKLFDQLKANPDFSMKLIGALAKRIKELLSKIENLTLDDVKKRFLNYIYTLSKQKKTDTITLPAPKGDIALMLGIRAETFSRLLKKLQDEGIIFIDGKNIKILKEVN, encoded by the coding sequence ATGAATAAAAAAGACGCTTTACGTTTTTTTAAAAATGTCTTTCTTTCTACAGCAGATGACGAAATTATTGAAAAACTCACATATATTTCATCCATTAAAAAAATTTCAAAAAAAGAAATACTTTTTATGGAAGAGGAAAAAGGCTCAAATGTTTATTTTTTAGTTTCTGGAGCAATAAAACTTTATAAAACAAATGATGAAGGGAAAACAGTCATAATACATCTTGTCAAACCAGGTGATATATTTGCTGAAATTCTATTGTATCTTAAAAAAACTTATCCAGTAACTGCTGAAGCATTAGAAGATTCTACCGTACTTGCTATAGATGCTGAAAAACTATTCGACCAGTTGAAAGCAAATCCTGATTTCTCAATGAAATTAATAGGAGCTTTGGCAAAAAGAATAAAAGAACTTTTAAGCAAAATAGAAAACCTCACCCTCGATGATGTAAAAAAACGGTTTTTAAACTACATTTACACTCTAAGCAAACAGAAAAAAACAGACACCATTACACTTCCAGCTCCAAAAGGTGATATAGCACTTATGCTTGGTATTAGAGCCGAAACATTTTCAAGATTATTAAAAAAATTACAGGATGAAGGCATCATCTTTATTGACGGGAAAAACATCAAAATCTTAAAAGAAGTAAATTAA
- the hflK gene encoding FtsH protease activity modulator HflK, with the protein MTQNKNPWGDEKLELKLPNFRFKGTVVIAILVLILLVWLLSGIFIVKPNEQAVVKRFGQIIKIVGPGPHYHFPYPIETIDKAEVTKVHRIEIGFRTMKSGTYRTVKEESLMLTGDENIVNIDFIVQYKIYDIAKYLYNVIDVPKTIKDAAESTIREVAGKERIDEILTTGKNRIQIETQKILQRLLDDYGVGVKIVAVQLQDVEPPSQVLKYFKDVASAREDKNRYINEAEAYANEIIPKARAKAASMILRAEAYQKEKIEMAKGDAYRFLETLKSYKLAPEITRKRLYLDTINKIFSKGEKYIFDSQIKNFSPFIGFEKFKEEGRK; encoded by the coding sequence ATGACACAGAATAAAAATCCCTGGGGGGATGAAAAGCTAGAATTAAAATTACCTAACTTTAGATTTAAAGGGACAGTAGTAATTGCTATTTTGGTGCTAATTTTATTGGTTTGGTTGTTGTCAGGGATATTTATTGTTAAACCAAATGAGCAAGCAGTGGTTAAAAGATTTGGGCAAATTATCAAGATTGTGGGACCAGGTCCACACTATCATTTTCCTTATCCCATTGAGACCATCGATAAAGCAGAAGTTACAAAGGTTCATAGAATTGAGATTGGCTTTAGAACAATGAAAAGTGGAACTTACAGAACTGTCAAAGAAGAGTCCTTGATGCTGACTGGAGATGAAAATATTGTAAATATCGATTTTATTGTTCAGTATAAAATTTATGATATAGCAAAATATCTCTATAATGTCATTGATGTTCCTAAGACTATTAAGGATGCGGCAGAATCAACTATTAGGGAAGTGGCAGGTAAGGAAAGAATTGATGAGATTTTAACTACAGGTAAAAATAGGATTCAAATTGAAACTCAGAAAATTTTGCAAAGGCTTTTAGATGACTATGGTGTGGGTGTTAAAATTGTTGCTGTTCAATTGCAGGATGTGGAGCCCCCTAGTCAAGTACTTAAGTATTTTAAAGATGTTGCAAGTGCAAGGGAAGATAAAAACAGGTATATAAATGAGGCTGAAGCTTATGCAAATGAGATTATACCTAAAGCAAGGGCTAAGGCTGCATCCATGATTTTGAGAGCTGAGGCTTATCAAAAAGAAAAAATTGAAATGGCAAAAGGGGATGCGTATAGGTTTCTTGAAACTTTGAAAAGTTACAAACTAGCACCTGAAATCACTAGAAAAAGACTTTATTTAGATACGATTAATAAGATTTTTTCTAAGGGGGAGAAATATATATTTGATTCACAAATTAAGAATTTCTCACCGTTTATTGGTTTTGAGAAGTTCAAAGAGGAGGGGAGAAAATGA